From Cellulomonas chengniuliangii, the proteins below share one genomic window:
- a CDS encoding methyl-accepting chemotaxis protein encodes MPTTVPTDLSATAKGRPGLGFTHRSIQTQILSVVLLLGVISLGAGWLAMANLRYATNDMQRLVDTQTTTVELHSVIEKSEVTARLAVAQLAALEDPGLIKVWLARQDANDAVLHQAIDAFAESSATQIESWPRFVEAYAAWEAARDTQLVPAALSDDPALFTRLSEQVGQPLVTAYEGELELVHTEVDAYVAAIAETSQARTSQARVVLIVSVVAAVIIAVALGIAVARRLRSSVLEVRSAISAMAHGDFTVEAHVSGNDEVSQMAQALTVAQGAVRSTLAGVAQTADAVAASAEELSAANVQVAAGSQETSVQAGVVATAAEQVSRSVQAVAAGSEEMGASIREIGQNANEAANVASRATGVAESTNERVAKLGASSQEIGNVVKVITSIAEQTNLLALNATIEAARAGEAGKGFAVVAGEVKELASETARATEDIARRVEAIQADTAGAVAAIGEISEIIASINDYQTTIASAVEEQTATTNEMSRGVGEAASGSGEIAANIVGVASAAESNAVVVGQMGAAVDDLARMSADLRTRVAAFTY; translated from the coding sequence ATGCCCACCACCGTTCCGACCGACCTCTCTGCCACCGCCAAGGGGCGCCCGGGGCTGGGCTTCACGCACCGGTCGATCCAGACGCAGATCCTGTCGGTCGTCCTGCTGCTCGGGGTGATCTCGTTGGGCGCCGGATGGCTCGCCATGGCCAACCTGCGGTACGCCACCAACGACATGCAGCGCCTCGTCGACACCCAGACGACCACCGTGGAGCTGCACAGCGTCATCGAGAAGAGCGAGGTCACGGCGAGACTCGCCGTGGCCCAGCTCGCAGCGCTGGAGGACCCTGGGCTCATCAAGGTGTGGCTCGCCCGGCAGGACGCGAACGACGCCGTGCTTCACCAAGCCATCGACGCCTTCGCCGAGTCGTCCGCGACACAGATCGAGAGCTGGCCCCGCTTCGTCGAGGCGTACGCGGCGTGGGAGGCCGCCCGGGACACGCAGCTCGTCCCCGCGGCCCTGTCGGACGACCCTGCGCTCTTCACCCGCCTCTCGGAGCAGGTGGGCCAGCCCTTGGTCACCGCGTACGAAGGCGAGCTCGAGCTCGTGCACACCGAGGTCGACGCCTACGTGGCCGCGATCGCCGAGACCAGCCAGGCCCGCACCTCCCAGGCCCGGGTGGTCCTGATCGTGTCCGTCGTCGCCGCGGTGATCATCGCGGTGGCCCTGGGGATCGCGGTGGCCCGCCGCCTGCGCTCCTCGGTGCTCGAGGTGCGCAGCGCCATCTCCGCGATGGCCCACGGCGACTTCACCGTCGAGGCGCACGTCTCCGGGAATGACGAGGTCAGCCAGATGGCGCAGGCGCTGACCGTGGCTCAGGGCGCTGTGCGGTCGACCCTCGCCGGAGTGGCGCAGACCGCGGACGCGGTGGCGGCGTCCGCCGAGGAGCTGTCCGCGGCGAACGTGCAGGTGGCTGCGGGATCTCAGGAGACCAGCGTGCAGGCCGGCGTGGTCGCGACCGCCGCGGAGCAGGTCAGCCGCAGCGTGCAGGCAGTCGCCGCGGGCTCGGAGGAGATGGGGGCGTCGATCCGAGAGATCGGGCAGAACGCGAACGAGGCCGCGAACGTCGCCTCGCGCGCCACCGGCGTGGCGGAATCGACCAACGAGCGCGTCGCGAAGCTCGGCGCGTCCAGCCAGGAGATCGGCAACGTGGTCAAGGTGATCACCTCGATCGCGGAGCAGACGAACCTGCTGGCTCTGAACGCCACGATCGAGGCGGCGCGGGCGGGCGAGGCCGGCAAGGGGTTCGCCGTGGTCGCGGGCGAGGTCAAGGAGCTGGCCTCCGAGACGGCCCGGGCCACCGAGGACATCGCCCGCCGTGTCGAGGCCATCCAGGCCGACACCGCCGGGGCGGTGGCAGCGATCGGTGAGATCTCCGAGATCATCGCGAGCATCAACGACTACCAGACGACCATCGCCAGCGCGGTCGAGGAGCAGACCGCCACGACCAACGAGATGTCCCGCGGCGTGGGCGAGGCCGCGTCAGGCTCCGGGGAGATCGCGGCGAACATCGTCGGCGTGGCCTCGGCGGCTGAGTCCAACGCCGTCGTCGTCGGGCAGATGGGCGCGGCCGTGGACGACCTCGCGCGCATGTCCGCCGATCTGCGCACGCGGGTGGCGGCCTTCACCTACTGA
- a CDS encoding pseudouridine synthase yields the protein MPPRSPLPARHGLSAAWLRTPDRDRSRADEWATMGAWLRHRLPEHVDVADMLAQQRFVDEEGRAVREDDPFAHHQFVWFHRDLREDEAEVTAPIHVVHRDDRLVVVDKPAFLSSIPRGRHVLQSVVVRLRAELGLPDLSPLHRLDRVTSGLLMLATEPRWRGPYQSLFEHRAVDKTYWALAPLRSDLDFPIVVRNHIHKERGAWQAQVAPGAPVNAETLIELESEVEGRGVYRLSPRTGRTHQLRLHLHGLGIPIIDDPLYPVVRDVPVDDFSRPLQLLAGELAFTDPIDGSRREFRSVRRLPLRAGR from the coding sequence GTGCCTCCCCGATCCCCCTTGCCGGCCCGCCACGGCCTGAGCGCCGCCTGGCTGCGCACCCCCGATCGGGACCGCTCCCGCGCGGACGAGTGGGCCACGATGGGGGCCTGGCTGCGGCACCGGCTGCCCGAGCACGTCGACGTGGCGGACATGCTCGCGCAGCAGCGCTTCGTCGACGAGGAGGGCCGGGCCGTACGGGAGGACGACCCCTTCGCCCACCACCAGTTCGTGTGGTTCCACCGCGACCTGCGCGAGGACGAGGCCGAGGTCACGGCGCCCATCCACGTGGTGCACCGCGACGACCGCCTGGTGGTGGTCGACAAGCCCGCCTTCCTCTCCTCGATCCCGCGGGGCAGGCACGTGCTGCAGAGCGTCGTCGTGCGCCTGCGCGCGGAGCTGGGCCTGCCCGACCTGTCGCCGTTGCACCGCCTGGACCGGGTGACCTCCGGACTGCTGATGCTCGCGACCGAGCCCAGGTGGCGGGGGCCGTACCAGTCCTTGTTCGAGCACCGCGCGGTCGACAAGACGTACTGGGCGTTGGCGCCGCTGCGCTCTGACCTGGACTTCCCGATCGTGGTGCGCAACCACATCCACAAGGAGCGCGGCGCGTGGCAGGCGCAGGTGGCGCCTGGCGCGCCCGTCAACGCCGAGACGCTCATCGAGCTGGAGTCGGAGGTGGAGGGCCGGGGCGTCTACCGCCTGAGCCCTCGCACAGGCCGCACCCATCAGCTCCGGCTGCACCTGCACGGGCTCGGCATCCCGATCATCGACGACCCGCTGTACCCGGTGGTGCGCGATGTCCCGGTGGACGACTTCAGCCGCCCCCTGCAGCTGCTCGCCGGGGAACTCGCGTTCACGGACCCCATCGACGGCAGCCGACGGGAGTTCCGGAGCGTGCGGCGCCTGCCGCTGCGCGCGGGGAGGTGA
- a CDS encoding YtxH domain-containing protein: MKGKAAFVLGAGLGYLLGTPSGREKLGTARSKLMDSWNDPRVQEKVGDIREKVTPGSSDDPWASTTETTDTAGSTPTASTTTSSPETPDLGGAGADYRPTAP, translated from the coding sequence ATGAAGGGCAAGGCGGCATTCGTTCTCGGAGCTGGACTCGGGTACCTGCTCGGCACCCCCTCGGGGCGGGAGAAGCTGGGCACCGCCCGGTCGAAGCTGATGGACTCGTGGAACGACCCCCGCGTCCAGGAGAAGGTCGGTGACATCCGCGAGAAGGTGACCCCGGGGTCCTCCGACGACCCGTGGGCCTCGACCACGGAGACCACGGACACCGCGGGCAGCACCCCGACGGCGTCCACGACGACCTCCTCGCCCGAGACCCCCGACCTGGGCGGCGCCGGCGCCGACTACCGGCCCACCGCTCCCTGA
- a CDS encoding FAD-dependent oxidoreductase → MVARTSLWLDRLDARGAATDGGAGPSAELADPHDVVVVGAGLTGLTTALLLARAGWSVLVVESRRVGAGTTGRSTAKVSLLQGTRLSSIASRHPEPVQASYVEGSREGKDWLLRYCDEHGVPYQRRLAVTYATTGPGLAKVEAEMAVADRLGLPVAWRDDLDLPVATLGAVELADQAQLDPMSVLATLAEDVVARGGRIVDHARVLGVHREPGGKCLVRTTRGDTRSSTVVLATGMPILDRGGFFARLKPNRSYALAFRTTGELPAGMYLSADGDTRSVRTTPTVPGDSGADAGETLLVGGAGHVTGRSAPTSAHLRRLTRWTERHFPGAVGTHAWSAQDYSSADGLPLVGRVTPANGHVLFASGYDKWGMTSAVAAALVMAADLLGDHPPGWADDWRPWRPRELAVGAGTAAKWNAGVGARLASDWLRPWPAVAERPTPPEGQGRVERSQFRRPEAVCTVGGVTRRVSAVCTHLGGIVTWNDAERSWDCPLHGSRFDATGSPLEGPAVKPLEPTEPAKPPRRREVPGAAPSD, encoded by the coding sequence ATGGTCGCGCGGACGTCGTTGTGGCTCGACCGGCTTGACGCCCGGGGGGCGGCGACCGACGGCGGCGCCGGTCCCTCGGCTGAGCTGGCCGACCCGCATGACGTGGTGGTCGTCGGCGCCGGCCTGACAGGGCTCACCACCGCGCTGCTGCTGGCCCGGGCGGGCTGGTCGGTGCTGGTGGTGGAGTCCCGCCGGGTCGGCGCCGGCACCACAGGGCGCTCCACGGCGAAGGTGAGCCTGCTGCAGGGCACCCGGCTGTCCTCGATCGCGAGCCGGCACCCGGAACCCGTGCAGGCGTCCTACGTCGAGGGCAGCCGCGAGGGCAAGGACTGGCTGCTCCGCTACTGCGACGAGCACGGCGTGCCGTACCAGCGGCGCCTCGCGGTGACGTACGCGACGACGGGTCCGGGGCTGGCGAAGGTCGAGGCGGAGATGGCCGTCGCGGACCGGCTCGGCCTGCCCGTGGCCTGGCGTGACGACCTCGACCTGCCGGTCGCGACGCTGGGCGCAGTCGAGCTGGCCGACCAGGCGCAGCTCGACCCGATGAGCGTGCTCGCGACGCTCGCGGAGGACGTCGTCGCCCGTGGCGGCCGCATCGTCGACCATGCCCGCGTGCTCGGCGTGCACCGTGAGCCCGGCGGGAAGTGCCTGGTGCGCACCACCCGGGGCGACACCCGCAGCTCGACAGTGGTGCTGGCCACCGGCATGCCGATCCTCGACCGGGGTGGCTTCTTCGCCCGGCTCAAGCCCAACCGCTCGTACGCCCTGGCGTTCCGGACCACGGGCGAGCTGCCAGCGGGGATGTACCTCTCCGCGGACGGCGACACCCGCTCGGTCCGGACCACGCCGACAGTGCCTGGGGACTCCGGCGCGGACGCCGGCGAGACGCTGCTGGTGGGCGGCGCCGGTCACGTCACCGGGCGCAGCGCGCCGACGAGCGCGCACCTGCGCCGGCTGACCCGGTGGACCGAGCGGCACTTCCCCGGCGCCGTGGGCACCCACGCGTGGTCCGCGCAGGACTACTCGTCGGCGGACGGGCTCCCGCTGGTGGGGCGCGTGACGCCAGCCAACGGCCACGTGCTGTTCGCGAGCGGGTACGACAAGTGGGGGATGACGTCGGCGGTCGCGGCCGCCCTGGTGATGGCGGCCGACCTGCTGGGCGACCACCCGCCGGGCTGGGCGGACGACTGGCGGCCGTGGCGGCCCCGTGAGCTCGCCGTCGGCGCGGGGACCGCGGCGAAGTGGAACGCGGGCGTGGGCGCCCGGCTCGCCTCGGACTGGCTCCGCCCATGGCCGGCAGTGGCGGAGCGGCCCACCCCGCCCGAGGGTCAGGGCAGGGTCGAGCGGTCCCAGTTCCGGCGCCCCGAGGCCGTCTGCACGGTGGGCGGGGTGACCCGCCGCGTCTCGGCGGTCTGCACCCACCTGGGCGGCATCGTCACGTGGAACGACGCGGAGCGGTCCTGGGACTGCCCGCTGCACGGGTCGCGCTTCGACGCGACGGGTTCGCCGCTCGAGGGCCCCGCGGTGAAGCCGCTCGAGCCGACCGAGCCGGCCAAGCCACCGCGCCGCCGGGAGGTCCCGGGGGCGGCTCCGTCCGACTAG
- a CDS encoding gluconokinase, with protein MADVQHVVVMGVSGSGKTTVARLVADRLQRPFLEADDLHPAGNVAKMAAGIPLTDEDRAPWLRSLRDWLAAQTRAGEPSVMTCSALKVAYRDVLREGGPVLFAHLNVTDEILAQRMGRRTGHFMPPTLLASQLATLEPLLPTEAGFTLDATGSADELSAAIADRVLATSGV; from the coding sequence ATGGCGGACGTCCAGCACGTAGTGGTCATGGGAGTCTCCGGCTCCGGCAAGACCACCGTCGCCCGGCTCGTCGCCGATCGCCTGCAGCGGCCCTTCCTAGAGGCCGACGACCTGCACCCCGCAGGCAACGTGGCGAAGATGGCGGCCGGCATCCCGCTGACCGACGAGGACCGCGCCCCCTGGCTGAGGTCCCTGCGGGACTGGCTGGCCGCGCAGACCCGCGCCGGGGAGCCGAGCGTGATGACCTGCTCGGCGCTCAAGGTCGCCTACCGCGACGTGCTCCGCGAGGGCGGCCCGGTGCTGTTCGCGCACCTGAACGTCACGGACGAGATCCTCGCCCAGCGGATGGGCCGGCGCACCGGCCACTTCATGCCGCCCACGCTGCTCGCGTCCCAGCTCGCCACCCTGGAGCCGTTGCTGCCCACCGAGGCGGGGTTCACGCTCGACGCGACCGGCTCTGCCGACGAGCTGAGCGCGGCGATCGCCGACCGGGTGCTCGCGACCTCGGGCGTCTAG
- a CDS encoding phosphotransferase family protein — protein MLDHAPAPLDDATLQALTTVLAPIGRLTHAEPLTGGMFATTYRATLADGERVVVKTAPTATERLLRHELDLLRTEALVYGLAADRPDLLMPRVLLIDLTRSVLPSDVLVVSHLDGTPLVDLGGLDDATHCVVQGELGAFMARLHTVRGDRFGYPNAAAGLQAATWPDAFAAIVGALLDDAEAWRVDLPADRVRAVLRRHAAALAEAPGPVLVHTDLWPGNLFVDPATGSLVGVIDTERALWGDPMLELVGADQRGLGPVPPALLEGYRSAGGELALGTPAGDARLWLYRMWISLVLVVEMVPRGYTGDWVAGHRADALANLHAALDALDWRLGTIAVRGPRPWSAAPRAAPRRI, from the coding sequence GTGCTCGACCATGCCCCCGCACCGCTCGACGACGCCACCCTCCAGGCGCTGACGACCGTGCTGGCCCCCATCGGGCGGCTCACGCACGCCGAGCCGCTCACCGGCGGGATGTTCGCCACGACCTACCGAGCGACCCTCGCGGACGGCGAGCGCGTGGTGGTCAAGACGGCGCCCACCGCCACGGAGAGACTGCTGCGCCACGAGCTGGACCTGCTGCGCACCGAGGCGCTCGTGTACGGGCTCGCGGCCGATCGCCCCGACCTGCTCATGCCGCGGGTGCTGCTGATCGACCTCACGCGCAGCGTGCTGCCGAGCGATGTGCTGGTCGTGTCGCACCTCGACGGCACGCCGCTGGTCGACTTGGGCGGCCTGGACGACGCGACGCACTGCGTCGTGCAGGGCGAGCTGGGGGCCTTCATGGCCCGGCTGCACACCGTGCGCGGCGACCGGTTCGGGTACCCCAACGCGGCCGCAGGCCTGCAGGCCGCCACCTGGCCCGACGCGTTCGCCGCGATCGTCGGAGCCCTCCTCGACGACGCCGAGGCATGGCGCGTCGACCTCCCCGCCGACCGGGTCCGCGCGGTGCTGCGCCGGCACGCCGCCGCGCTCGCCGAGGCGCCCGGCCCGGTGCTCGTCCACACGGACCTGTGGCCCGGCAACCTGTTCGTCGACCCGGCCACGGGCTCCCTGGTGGGGGTCATCGACACCGAGCGGGCACTGTGGGGCGACCCGATGCTCGAGCTCGTCGGCGCCGACCAGCGAGGACTCGGGCCCGTCCCCCCGGCGCTGCTCGAGGGCTACCGCTCCGCCGGAGGCGAGCTCGCGCTCGGCACTCCTGCGGGGGACGCCCGCCTGTGGCTCTACCGGATGTGGATCAGCCTGGTGCTGGTCGTCGAGATGGTCCCGCGCGGCTACACGGGCGACTGGGTGGCCGGGCACCGCGCCGACGCCCTGGCGAACCTGCACGCGGCCCTCGACGCCCTCGACTGGCGGCTCGGTACGATCGCGGTGCGAGGGCCGAGGCCCTGGTCCGCAGCCCCGCGGGCCGCACCGAGGAGGATCTGA
- a CDS encoding MFS transporter: MLSPYRKILSRPGALAFSSSGVIARLPMSMAGIGIVLMVEALYHSYGLAGRVSAVYVLAQAICSPQLARLVDRHGQARVMRPAITVSSLGLIGIVTAALSHAPTPWLYATAALTGATIGSFGALVRARWSNLLTAPRDVHTAYSLESALDELVFVVGPVVATILAANVSPAAGLLVAVIGMIGGGFWFLSQRATQPAPTVRHADAPRHRSVLRSGGVVVLAIVFVAVGAIFGATDVATVAFADEQGRPDLAGVVLAVFALGSMISGLLYGLRHWTMALWKRFVVGTVVIALGASLFVLVQSMTVLALVMFVVGFAISPTIINGNALVQHFVPRERLTEGLTWIGTALGVGVSVGASVAGMAIDARGSHGGFLVVLGAAVLAVLAAVGSLRVLRAGTVDVPAHEDLPDVEAEPGTATTELSGH, encoded by the coding sequence GTGCTCAGCCCGTACCGCAAGATCCTCTCGCGGCCCGGCGCGCTGGCCTTCTCCTCCTCTGGTGTGATCGCACGCCTGCCCATGTCGATGGCAGGCATCGGGATCGTCCTCATGGTCGAGGCGCTGTACCACTCGTACGGTCTGGCCGGTCGCGTGTCCGCGGTCTACGTCCTCGCTCAGGCGATCTGCTCCCCGCAGCTCGCCAGGCTCGTCGACCGTCACGGCCAGGCGCGCGTCATGCGACCCGCCATCACGGTCTCCTCGCTCGGCCTGATCGGCATCGTGACCGCCGCGCTGTCCCACGCCCCCACCCCGTGGCTCTACGCCACGGCGGCGCTCACCGGGGCGACGATCGGGTCGTTCGGCGCCCTGGTCCGCGCGCGCTGGTCGAACCTGCTCACCGCGCCGCGGGACGTGCACACCGCGTACTCGCTCGAGTCGGCACTCGACGAGCTGGTCTTCGTGGTCGGCCCCGTGGTGGCGACCATCCTCGCGGCTAACGTGTCGCCGGCGGCGGGCCTGCTGGTCGCGGTGATCGGCATGATCGGCGGCGGCTTCTGGTTCCTGAGCCAGCGGGCCACCCAGCCGGCGCCGACGGTGCGGCACGCCGACGCGCCACGGCACAGGTCGGTGCTCCGCTCGGGCGGCGTGGTCGTCCTGGCCATCGTCTTCGTGGCCGTCGGCGCCATCTTCGGGGCCACCGACGTCGCGACGGTCGCGTTCGCGGACGAGCAGGGACGCCCCGACCTCGCAGGCGTGGTGCTCGCCGTGTTCGCGCTCGGCTCCATGATCTCCGGTCTGCTCTACGGCCTGCGGCACTGGACGATGGCGCTGTGGAAGCGGTTCGTCGTCGGCACGGTGGTCATCGCGCTCGGCGCGTCGCTGTTCGTGCTGGTGCAGTCCATGACGGTGCTCGCGCTGGTGATGTTCGTCGTGGGCTTCGCCATCTCCCCCACGATCATCAACGGCAACGCGCTGGTGCAGCACTTCGTCCCCCGCGAGCGGTTGACCGAGGGTCTGACGTGGATCGGCACCGCCCTGGGCGTCGGCGTCTCGGTGGGCGCCTCCGTCGCGGGGATGGCCATCGACGCCCGCGGGTCGCACGGCGGGTTCCTGGTGGTCCTCGGCGCGGCGGTGCTCGCGGTGCTGGCCGCCGTCGGGTCGCTCCGCGTGCTGCGCGCGGGAACGGTGGACGTCCCCGCCCACGAGGACCTCCCCGACGTCGAGGCCGAGCCGGGCACGGCGACCACGGAGCTCTCGGGCCACTAG
- the pgm gene encoding phosphoglucomutase (alpha-D-glucose-1,6-bisphosphate-dependent) — MDPRAGTLAQPADLVDVDALVSAYYDRAPNLDDPAQQVVFGTSGHRGSSLDGAFNEAHIIATTAAIVEYRRGQGTDGPLFIGRDTHALSLPAWQTAVEVLAAAGVELFVDARDSWTPTPAVSHAILLHNGATSMDGVRTEGPGLADGIVVTPSHNPPRDGGFKYNPPTGGPAGSEATAWIAARANELLRSGVGQVRRVPLAAALAAETTHLHDYLGAYVDDLSNVVDLDAIRDAGVRIGADPLGGASVEYWGAIGERYGLDLTVVNPAVDPQWGFMTLDWDGKIRMDCSSPYAMASLVRTMADGAPYDIATGNDADSDRHGIVTPDAGLMNPNHYLAVAIEYLYSGARPGWPGDAAIGKTLVSSSLIDRVAGGLDRRLLEVPVGFKWFVPGLLDGSVGFGGEESAGASFLRQDGRVWTTDKDGIILALLASEMLATTGRSPSQHHADLVQRYGESWYARVDAPATLEQKARLAKLSPEQVTATTLAGEAITAKLTAAPGNGAAIGGLKVTTDDAWFAARPSGTENVYKIYAESFVSPEHLVEVQEQARSVVNDALA; from the coding sequence ATGGACCCGCGCGCCGGAACTCTCGCCCAGCCTGCCGATCTCGTCGACGTGGACGCGCTGGTCAGCGCGTACTACGACCGCGCCCCGAACCTGGACGATCCTGCCCAGCAGGTCGTGTTCGGCACCAGCGGCCACCGCGGCTCGTCCCTCGACGGCGCCTTCAACGAGGCGCACATCATCGCCACCACCGCCGCGATCGTGGAGTACCGCCGCGGCCAGGGCACCGACGGCCCGCTGTTCATCGGCCGGGACACGCACGCGCTGTCCCTGCCCGCGTGGCAGACGGCCGTGGAGGTGCTCGCAGCCGCGGGCGTCGAGCTGTTCGTCGACGCGCGCGACTCGTGGACGCCCACCCCGGCGGTGTCGCACGCGATCCTGCTGCACAACGGCGCCACCAGCATGGACGGCGTGCGCACCGAGGGCCCTGGCCTGGCGGACGGCATCGTGGTGACGCCCTCGCACAACCCCCCGCGTGACGGCGGCTTCAAGTACAACCCGCCCACCGGCGGCCCGGCCGGGTCCGAGGCCACCGCCTGGATCGCGGCCCGGGCGAACGAGCTGCTCCGCTCGGGCGTCGGGCAGGTCCGCCGCGTCCCGCTGGCGGCGGCCCTCGCCGCCGAGACGACCCACCTGCACGACTACCTGGGCGCGTACGTCGACGACCTGTCCAACGTGGTCGACCTCGACGCGATCCGGGACGCCGGTGTGCGGATCGGGGCGGACCCGCTGGGCGGCGCCTCGGTCGAGTACTGGGGCGCCATCGGCGAGCGGTACGGGTTGGACCTGACCGTGGTGAACCCCGCCGTGGACCCGCAGTGGGGGTTCATGACCCTCGACTGGGACGGCAAGATCCGGATGGACTGCTCGTCGCCGTACGCGATGGCGTCGCTGGTGCGGACCATGGCCGACGGCGCCCCGTACGACATCGCGACGGGCAACGACGCCGACTCCGACCGGCACGGCATCGTGACGCCCGACGCCGGGCTGATGAACCCGAACCACTACCTGGCCGTGGCGATCGAGTACCTGTACTCGGGCGCCCGCCCGGGCTGGCCCGGCGACGCGGCCATCGGCAAGACGCTGGTGTCGTCCTCCCTGATCGACCGGGTCGCGGGCGGGCTCGACCGCCGCCTGCTCGAGGTCCCGGTGGGCTTCAAGTGGTTCGTGCCCGGCCTGCTCGACGGGTCGGTCGGGTTCGGCGGCGAGGAGTCCGCGGGCGCGTCGTTCCTGCGCCAGGACGGCCGGGTGTGGACCACCGACAAGGACGGGATCATCCTCGCGCTGCTCGCGTCGGAGATGCTGGCCACGACGGGCCGCTCCCCGTCCCAGCACCACGCCGACCTGGTGCAGCGCTACGGCGAGTCCTGGTACGCCCGGGTCGACGCCCCCGCCACGCTCGAGCAGAAGGCCCGGCTGGCGAAGCTGTCGCCCGAGCAGGTCACCGCGACGACGCTGGCCGGCGAGGCGATCACCGCGAAGCTGACCGCCGCGCCCGGCAACGGCGCGGCCATCGGCGGCCTCAAGGTCACCACCGACGACGCCTGGTTCGCGGCCCGCCCCTCCGGCACGGAGAACGTCTACAAGATCTACGCGGAGTCCTTCGTCAGCCCGGAGCACCTGGTGGAGGTGCAGGAGCAGGCGCGGTCCGTGGTGAACGACGCGCTGGCCTGA
- a CDS encoding DUF5926 family protein, with translation MATGSVDFVLRPFEGLPGEPDWVALKEVVPAATAPARTTAEHGSREVLLTTVLPMGWPALHRDDGVVLLALQSQGGSGDASRDLAAVLLAALDVEPGTAVEPEGLPGPGPRLQDVLDLTVPFEVTVEESFGYWLAPGTERTADLAAAIEEADSGIIPTVKLSSVEAAYWCRMGSREFLRWAQPHDEQKVLDALARLHSKRESGFDGAKFVGYFRSSGIVVPVWELARGTEAEDIEGAVAEFLPRFEAALADETPLDANARRARAGLVARQVTLR, from the coding sequence ATGGCCACTGGTTCTGTCGATTTCGTCCTGCGCCCCTTCGAGGGGCTCCCCGGTGAGCCCGACTGGGTCGCCCTCAAGGAGGTCGTGCCCGCCGCGACCGCCCCCGCACGCACCACCGCCGAGCACGGCTCCCGCGAGGTGCTCCTCACGACCGTCCTGCCGATGGGCTGGCCGGCGCTGCACCGCGACGACGGCGTGGTGCTGCTCGCGCTGCAGTCGCAGGGCGGCTCGGGCGACGCGAGCCGCGACCTCGCGGCCGTGCTGCTCGCCGCGCTGGACGTCGAGCCCGGCACCGCGGTCGAGCCCGAAGGCCTGCCCGGCCCTGGCCCGCGCCTGCAGGACGTGCTGGACCTGACCGTCCCGTTCGAGGTCACCGTCGAGGAGAGCTTCGGGTACTGGCTCGCCCCCGGGACCGAGCGCACCGCCGACCTCGCCGCCGCCATCGAGGAGGCCGACTCGGGCATCATCCCGACGGTCAAGCTCAGCTCGGTCGAGGCCGCGTACTGGTGCCGCATGGGCTCGCGCGAGTTCCTGCGCTGGGCGCAGCCGCACGACGAGCAGAAGGTCCTCGACGCGCTCGCGCGGCTCCACTCGAAGCGCGAGTCCGGCTTCGACGGCGCCAAGTTCGTCGGGTACTTCCGCTCGAGCGGCATCGTGGTTCCCGTCTGGGAGCTGGCCCGCGGCACCGAGGCCGAGGACATCGAGGGCGCCGTCGCCGAGTTCCTGCCCCGCTTCGAGGCGGCCCTGGCGGACGAGACGCCGCTCGACGCGAACGCCCGCCGCGCCCGTGCCGGGCTGGTCGCCCGGCAGGTCACGCTGCGCTGA
- a CDS encoding glycosyltransferase family 2 protein — protein MGSSEPLSSPTTKVPGARSRQRVAVVIPAKDESRRIAATVRSARAIPHVDLVLVVDDGSEDNTQHVAREAGAVVVRHSHNRGKAAAMETGAAVVAMRDAPDRLPRLLLFIDGDLGETAVNTAPLVPPVLEGTADVSIALLPPQPGAGGRGIVVGAARRAIAAMTGWTPTQPLSGMRCLTREAFEAATPLARGWGVETGMTIDLLRQGFVAVEVPCDLRHRPSGADLKGQLHRAAQYRDVQLAVNARRVRRVAGAIRSTVNPPRGSAD, from the coding sequence CTGGGCTCGAGCGAGCCGCTCAGCAGCCCCACCACCAAGGTCCCCGGAGCCCGGTCGCGCCAGCGGGTCGCCGTGGTGATCCCCGCGAAGGACGAGTCCCGGCGCATCGCCGCGACGGTCCGATCCGCGCGCGCCATCCCGCACGTGGACCTCGTCCTGGTCGTCGACGACGGCTCCGAGGACAACACCCAGCACGTGGCCCGCGAGGCCGGCGCCGTCGTCGTGCGCCACTCGCACAACCGCGGCAAGGCCGCCGCGATGGAGACGGGCGCCGCCGTCGTCGCGATGCGCGACGCCCCTGACCGGCTGCCCCGCCTGCTGCTGTTCATCGACGGCGACCTCGGCGAGACGGCCGTCAACACGGCGCCCCTCGTGCCGCCGGTGCTCGAGGGCACGGCGGACGTGTCGATCGCGCTGCTGCCCCCGCAGCCCGGCGCCGGTGGGCGCGGGATCGTCGTGGGAGCAGCCAGGCGCGCCATCGCGGCGATGACGGGCTGGACGCCCACCCAGCCGTTGTCCGGCATGCGGTGCCTGACACGCGAGGCCTTCGAGGCCGCGACGCCGCTGGCCCGCGGCTGGGGCGTCGAGACGGGCATGACCATCGACCTGCTGCGCCAGGGGTTCGTGGCCGTCGAGGTGCCCTGCGACCTGCGGCACCGGCCCTCGGGCGCCGACCTCAAGGGTCAGCTGCACCGCGCGGCGCAGTACCGGGACGTGCAGCTCGCGGTCAACGCGCGGCGGGTCCGGCGCGTGGCCGGTGCGATCCGCTCGACCGTCAACCCGCCGCGGGGCTCGGCGGACTGA